A single Cryomorphaceae bacterium DNA region contains:
- a CDS encoding C1 family peptidase, which yields MSMPLQGMGWMPDLPSFKDFRPNSTADKALNPVEKLLEKTEFRKDKRPELVDNRGFFPPIQQQGSLGSCTAHAGTSLYCYYQQRAHGRHELGSRLFLYKVTRNLLKWTGDTGAYLRTTMGAMTLFGVPPEEFYPYDIAKYEEEPEAFHYAFGQNFQALTYFRFDGGDRRGQALVEDLCQAMASGLAIMFGFSVYDSIQQAQLNGDIPVPQEGDRLRGGHAVVMCGYDDNRNGGSFLIRNSWGTEWGEDGYGWLPYDYVRRYLTQDFWTMLSAEWVNTGQFCQ from the coding sequence ATGTCCATGCCTTTGCAAGGGATGGGTTGGATGCCCGACCTGCCCAGTTTTAAAGATTTCAGACCGAATTCAACGGCCGATAAAGCCCTGAATCCGGTGGAGAAACTGCTCGAGAAAACAGAGTTCCGGAAAGACAAAAGACCAGAGCTCGTCGACAATAGAGGGTTTTTCCCACCCATACAACAACAAGGTTCACTCGGGAGCTGTACTGCCCACGCCGGAACCTCACTTTACTGCTACTATCAACAACGCGCGCACGGGCGTCATGAACTAGGTTCCCGCCTATTCTTGTATAAAGTGACGCGCAATCTGCTGAAATGGACGGGTGATACCGGAGCTTATTTACGCACTACAATGGGCGCGATGACCCTTTTCGGTGTGCCCCCTGAGGAGTTTTACCCCTACGACATTGCTAAATACGAAGAGGAGCCTGAAGCATTTCACTACGCTTTTGGACAAAACTTTCAAGCGCTAACTTATTTCCGCTTTGACGGTGGAGATCGTCGAGGACAAGCCCTTGTTGAGGATCTCTGTCAAGCCATGGCTAGTGGATTGGCTATAATGTTCGGATTCAGCGTCTACGACAGCATTCAGCAAGCACAACTCAATGGAGATATCCCCGTTCCGCAAGAGGGCGATCGACTCCGCGGTGGCCATGCCGTAGTGATGTGTGGCTACGACGACAACCGCAACGGCGGTTCCTTTCTCATTCGAAATTCATGGGGCACGGAATGGGGCGAAGACGGCTACGGCTGGCTCCCCTACGACTATGTCCGACGCTACCTCACCCAGGACTTCTGGACCATGCTGAGCGCCGAATGGGTCAATACTGGACAATTCTGTCAATAA
- a CDS encoding N-acetylmuramoyl-L-alanine amidase, which translates to MGQFLWLLDNGHGGVMDGVYQTPGKRSPLWDDGTQLFEGEFNRAIVNRLIELCVPEGIRYQNIVPELEDVSLGERVRRANAYHPQDSCIYVSVHSNAGGGRGYEVFTSKGETRSDRVATVFFDHFKQQFPHKAMRSDVSDGDVDKEANFYVLRKTLMPAVLTENFFMDNEEECKDILMTREGRDKIAMAHFTAMQHIEANGLPG; encoded by the coding sequence ATGGGACAATTTTTATGGCTGCTGGACAATGGTCACGGCGGCGTCATGGATGGCGTATACCAAACGCCAGGGAAGCGAAGCCCTCTTTGGGACGACGGCACCCAACTCTTTGAAGGAGAGTTCAATAGAGCTATTGTTAACCGCTTAATCGAACTGTGTGTACCCGAGGGTATCCGGTACCAAAACATTGTTCCCGAGCTCGAGGATGTGAGTTTGGGAGAGCGTGTGAGGAGAGCGAATGCGTACCATCCTCAAGACTCCTGTATTTACGTTAGCGTGCACAGCAATGCTGGCGGAGGGCGAGGGTATGAGGTATTTACGAGTAAGGGCGAGACTCGTTCGGACCGTGTGGCTACGGTATTTTTCGACCACTTTAAACAGCAATTCCCGCACAAAGCTATGCGAAGTGATGTCTCCGATGGAGACGTCGACAAGGAGGCTAATTTCTACGTGCTTCGAAAGACCTTGATGCCAGCGGTCCTCACGGAGAACTTTTTTATGGATAATGAAGAGGAATGTAAGGATATCTTGATGACTCGGGAGGGACGGGATAAAATAGCGATGGCCCATTTTACAGCCATGCAACACATTGAAGCAAACGGTCTACCAGGGTAA